Proteins found in one Triticum urartu cultivar G1812 chromosome 4, Tu2.1, whole genome shotgun sequence genomic segment:
- the LOC125554453 gene encoding heavy metal-associated isoprenylated plant protein 3-like, with protein MAEGADAKEKEGENGTGDDGNERANKKQQKKKEGGDAGKKKAAPVVLGVDLHCDGCARKVVKAVKAAQGVEGVAADVAAGTVTVSGKAVDPWDLKDRVEARTHKPVAFVSPPNPPNPKKKKDGSDTATEGKKGQAGDGKGAKAAGDDKKKNNNSKECPESTVVVKIGLHCNGCIDRIRRTAHKIKGVKEVKVDTAKEHVTVQGTMDAKALPDVLRRKLRRDVDVVPPPAAKSKDGGDKKKQHKDGGEDAAGEQQQGQGGGGGGGKKKNKNKNRQEDGGEEAGGAAVVAEQAFPMAMMYGGGGGGGGVVAGGWTTSYRVEMLHAPQLFSDENPNACAVM; from the exons ATGGCGGAGGGTGCCGACGCCAAGGAGAAAGAGGGGGAGAATGGCACCGGCGACGACGGGAACGAGAGGGCAAACAAGAAGCAGCAGAAGAAGAAAGAAGGCGGCGACGCTGGGAAGAAGAAGGCGGCGCCCGTGGTGCTGGGGGTGGACCTGCACTGCGACGGCTGCGCGCGCAAGGTCGTCAAGGCCGTCAAGGCGGCGCAGGGTGTGGAGGGCGTGGCGGCCGACGTGGCCGCCGGCACGGTGACGGTGAGCGGCAAGGCCGTCGACCCCTGGGACCTCAAGGACCGCGTCGAGGCCAGGACGCACAAGCCCGTCGCCTTTGTCTCCCCGCCCAATCCCcccaaccccaagaagaagaaggacggCAGCGACACCGCCACCGAGGGCAAGAAGGGCCAGGCCGGCGACGGCAAGGGCGCCAAGGCCGCCGgcgatgacaagaagaagaacaacaacAGCAAGGAG TGTCCGGAGTCGACGGTGGTGGTGAAGATCGGGCTCCACTGCAACGGCTGCATTGACCGGATCAGGCGGACCGCGCACAAGATCAAAG GCGTGAAGGAGGTGAAGGTGGACACGGCCAAGGAGCACGTGACGGTGCAGGGCACCATGGACGCCAAGGCCCTCCCCGACGTGCTCAGGCGCAAGCTCCGGAGGGACGTCGACGTCGTGCCCCCGCCAGCGGCCAAGAGCAAGGACGGCGGCGACAAGAAGAAGCAGCACAAGGACGGCGGCGAGGACGCCGCCGGGGAGCAGCAGCAGGGgcaaggaggcggcggcggcggcggcaagaagaagaacaagaacaAGAACAGGCAGGAGGACGGCGGGGAGGAGGCTGGCGGCGCCGCGGTGGTGGCGGAGCAGGCGTTCCCGATGGCGATGATGTACGGCGGCGGGGGCGGAGGAGGGGGAGTGGTGGCTGGGGGGTGGACGACGTCGTACCGGGTGGAGATGCTGCACGCGCCGCAGCTGTTCAGCGACGAGAACCCCAACGCCTGCGCCGTCATGTGA